The following proteins are encoded in a genomic region of Coffea eugenioides isolate CCC68of chromosome 6, Ceug_1.0, whole genome shotgun sequence:
- the LOC113774755 gene encoding kaempferol 3-O-beta-D-galactosyltransferase-like yields the protein MTNKSSSSQKHVAVLAFPFASHAGVLLGLLSRLAKAAPNVTFSFFSTAKSNASLFSSSSNIDDDNIKAYDVPDGVPDGYVFAGRPLEDIDLFLKVAPENFRRAVEAAERDTGRRVSCVVADAFLWFSCEIAEANGVSWVPVWTSEPRSLSIHFYTELIRQTLGTGNGIAGREDELVKFIPGFSEVRLGDLPSGVVCGDLESPVSVMLYKMGQILPRANALPINSFEELDPPVIEDLKSKFKNVLNVGPFNLTSPPPLANISDVHGCIPWLDKQKLGSVVYIGFGTVATPPAHELKALAEALEASNTPFLWSLKDNFKSNLPDGFLERTNVIGKIVPWAPQAQVLAHHSIGAFVNHSGWSSVLESISAGVPIICRPFLGDQQLNSWMVEKIWKIGVRIEGGSFTKDATTLALELVLSNEKGKKLKEQILTYKELALKAVGPNGTSTKNFEILVEMIAK from the exons ATGACTAACAAAAGTTCTTCAAGCCAAAAACATGTTGCGGTTCTTGCATTCCCCTTTGCGAGTCATGCAGGCGTTCTCCTAGGACTCTTAAGTAGGCTAGCAAAAGCTGCCCCAAATGTAACGTTTTCCTTTTTCAGCACAGCCAAATCCAATGCTTCCCTATTCTCATCATCATCAAACATTGATGATGATAACATTAAGGCCTATGATGTCCCGGATGGGGTGCCTGATGGCTATGTTTTCGCTGGCAGGCCATTGGAGGATATTGATCTTTTCTTGAAAGTGGCACCGGAGAATTTTAGGAGAGCTGTGGAGGCAGCTGAACGGGACACTGGAAGGAGGGTCAGCTGCGTGGTAGCGGATGCTTTTCTCTGGTTTTCCTGTGAGATCGCGGAGGCAAACGGGGTTTCTTGGGTGCCCGTTTGGACATCTGAACCAAGGTCTCTGTCCATTCATTTCTACACTGAACTCATCAGGCAAACTCTTGGCACTGGAAATG GTATAGCTGGACGTGAAGATGAACTCGTTAAATTCATTCCTGGATTTTCTGAAGTTCGGCTTGGCGATTTGCCTAGTGGAGTAGTCTGTGGGGACTTGGAATCCCCAGTCTCAGTCATGCTCTATAAGATGGGACAAATCCTACCCCGAGCAAATGCTTTGCCAATTAACTCCTTCGAAGAATTAGACCCCCCAGTCATTGAAGATCTAAAATCCAAGTTCAAGAATGTCCTCAATGTTGGCCCCTTCAACTTGACATCTCCACCTCCATTGGCTAATATCTCGGACGTGCACGGCTGCATTCCATGGCTAGACAAGCAAAAACTAGGATCTGTCGTATACATTGGCTTTGGAACAGTGGCAACTCCTCCGGCCCACGAGCTAAAAGCATTGGCTGAAGCATTAGAAGCAAGTAATACTCCATTTCTTTGGTCGCTTAAGGACAACTTTAAGTCCAATTTGCCAGATGGATTCTTGGAAAGGACAAATGTCATTGGGAAAATTGTACCATGGGCTCCTCAGGCGCAAGTTTTAGCTCATCATTCCATTGGAGCTTTTGTAAATCACTCTGGATGGAGTTCAGTGCTGGAAAGCATATCTGCTGGTGTTCCAATTATTTGTAGGCCGTTTTTGGGTGATCAACAATTGAATTCTTGGATGGTGGAAAAGATTTGGAAAATCGGAGTGAGAATCGAAGGTGGTTCGTTTACAAAAGATGCAACAACTTTAGCTCTTGAGCTAGTTTTGTCAaatgaaaaagggaagaagttgAAGGAACAGATTTTAACTTACAAAGAGCTTGCTCTGAAGGCTGTAGGACCAAATGGGACCTCTACTAAGAATTTCGAAATTTTGGTAGAGATGATCGCCAAGTGA